From the Cervus elaphus chromosome 20, mCerEla1.1, whole genome shotgun sequence genome, one window contains:
- the USF1 gene encoding upstream stimulatory factor 1 isoform X1, protein MKGQQKTAETEEGTVQIQEGAVATGEDPTSVAIASIQSAATFPDPNVKYVFRTENGGQVMYRVIQVSEGQLDGQTEGTGAISGYPATQSMTQAVIQGAFTSDDAVDTEGTAAETHYTYFPSTAVGDGAGGTTSGSTAAVVTTQGSEALLGQATPPGTGQFFVMMSPQEVLQGGSQRSIAPRTHPYSPKSEAPRTTRDEKRRAQHNEVERRRRDKINNWIVQLSKIIPDCSMESTKSGQSKGGILSKACDYIQELRQSNHRLSEELQGLDQLQLDNDVLRQQVEELKNKNLLLRAQLRHHGVEVVIKTDSN, encoded by the exons ATGAAGGG GCAGCAGAAAacagcagaaactgaagaggggACAGTGCAGATTCAGGAAG GCGCAGTGGCAACTGGGGAGGACCCCACCAGTGTGGCTATAGCTAGCATCCAGTCAGCTGCCACTTTCCCTGACCCCAACGTCAAGTACGTCTTCCGAACTGAAAATGGGGGCCAG GTGATGTACAGGGTGATCCAGGTGTCTGAAGGGCAGCTGGATGGCCAGACTGAGGGGACTGGTGCCATCAGTGGCTACCCTGCCACTCAATCCATGACCCAG GCCGTGATCCAGGGTGCGTTCACGAGTGATGATGCAGTTGACACAGAGGGGACAGCTGCTGAGACGCACTATACTTACTTCCCCAGCACTGCAGTGGGAGATGGGGCAGGGGGTACCACATCGGGGAGTACAGCAGCTGTTGTTACTACCCAGGGCTCAGAGGCACTACTGGGGCAGGCGACCCCTCCTGGCACTG GTCAGTTCTTTGTGATGATGTCACCACAAGAAGTGCTGCAAGGAGGAAGCCAGCGCTCTATTGCCCCCAGGACCCACCCTTATTCCCC GAAGTCAGAAGCTCCCcggacaactcgggatgagaAACGCAGGGCTCAGCATAATGAAG TGGAGCGCCGCCGCCGTGACAAGATTAACAACTGGATTGTACAGCTGTCCAAGATCATCCCAGACTGCTCCATGGAGAGCACCAAGTCTGGCCAG AGTAAAGGTGGAATTCTATCCAAAGCCTGTGATTATATCCAGGAACTTCGGCAGAGTAACCACCGGTTGTCTGAAGAACTGCAGGGGCTTGACCAACTACAGCTGGACAACGATGTGCTTCGACAGCAG GTAGAAGAACTTAAGAACAAGAATCTGCTGCTGCGAGCTCAGCTGCGGCACCACGGAGTGGAGGTTGTCATCAAGACTGACAGCAACTAA
- the USF1 gene encoding upstream stimulatory factor 1 isoform X3, whose product MKGQQKTAETEEGTVQIQEGAVATGEDPTSVAIASIQSAATFPDPNVKYVFRTENGGQVMYRVIQVSEGQLDGQTEGTGAISGYPATQSMTQAVIQGQFFVMMSPQEVLQGGSQRSIAPRTHPYSPKSEAPRTTRDEKRRAQHNEVERRRRDKINNWIVQLSKIIPDCSMESTKSGQSKGGILSKACDYIQELRQSNHRLSEELQGLDQLQLDNDVLRQQVEELKNKNLLLRAQLRHHGVEVVIKTDSN is encoded by the exons ATGAAGGG GCAGCAGAAAacagcagaaactgaagaggggACAGTGCAGATTCAGGAAG GCGCAGTGGCAACTGGGGAGGACCCCACCAGTGTGGCTATAGCTAGCATCCAGTCAGCTGCCACTTTCCCTGACCCCAACGTCAAGTACGTCTTCCGAACTGAAAATGGGGGCCAG GTGATGTACAGGGTGATCCAGGTGTCTGAAGGGCAGCTGGATGGCCAGACTGAGGGGACTGGTGCCATCAGTGGCTACCCTGCCACTCAATCCATGACCCAG GCCGTGATCCAGG GTCAGTTCTTTGTGATGATGTCACCACAAGAAGTGCTGCAAGGAGGAAGCCAGCGCTCTATTGCCCCCAGGACCCACCCTTATTCCCC GAAGTCAGAAGCTCCCcggacaactcgggatgagaAACGCAGGGCTCAGCATAATGAAG TGGAGCGCCGCCGCCGTGACAAGATTAACAACTGGATTGTACAGCTGTCCAAGATCATCCCAGACTGCTCCATGGAGAGCACCAAGTCTGGCCAG AGTAAAGGTGGAATTCTATCCAAAGCCTGTGATTATATCCAGGAACTTCGGCAGAGTAACCACCGGTTGTCTGAAGAACTGCAGGGGCTTGACCAACTACAGCTGGACAACGATGTGCTTCGACAGCAG GTAGAAGAACTTAAGAACAAGAATCTGCTGCTGCGAGCTCAGCTGCGGCACCACGGAGTGGAGGTTGTCATCAAGACTGACAGCAACTAA
- the USF1 gene encoding upstream stimulatory factor 1 isoform X2 yields MYRVIQVSEGQLDGQTEGTGAISGYPATQSMTQAVIQGAFTSDDAVDTEGTAAETHYTYFPSTAVGDGAGGTTSGSTAAVVTTQGSEALLGQATPPGTGQFFVMMSPQEVLQGGSQRSIAPRTHPYSPKSEAPRTTRDEKRRAQHNEVERRRRDKINNWIVQLSKIIPDCSMESTKSGQSKGGILSKACDYIQELRQSNHRLSEELQGLDQLQLDNDVLRQQVEELKNKNLLLRAQLRHHGVEVVIKTDSN; encoded by the exons ATGTACAGGGTGATCCAGGTGTCTGAAGGGCAGCTGGATGGCCAGACTGAGGGGACTGGTGCCATCAGTGGCTACCCTGCCACTCAATCCATGACCCAG GCCGTGATCCAGGGTGCGTTCACGAGTGATGATGCAGTTGACACAGAGGGGACAGCTGCTGAGACGCACTATACTTACTTCCCCAGCACTGCAGTGGGAGATGGGGCAGGGGGTACCACATCGGGGAGTACAGCAGCTGTTGTTACTACCCAGGGCTCAGAGGCACTACTGGGGCAGGCGACCCCTCCTGGCACTG GTCAGTTCTTTGTGATGATGTCACCACAAGAAGTGCTGCAAGGAGGAAGCCAGCGCTCTATTGCCCCCAGGACCCACCCTTATTCCCC GAAGTCAGAAGCTCCCcggacaactcgggatgagaAACGCAGGGCTCAGCATAATGAAG TGGAGCGCCGCCGCCGTGACAAGATTAACAACTGGATTGTACAGCTGTCCAAGATCATCCCAGACTGCTCCATGGAGAGCACCAAGTCTGGCCAG AGTAAAGGTGGAATTCTATCCAAAGCCTGTGATTATATCCAGGAACTTCGGCAGAGTAACCACCGGTTGTCTGAAGAACTGCAGGGGCTTGACCAACTACAGCTGGACAACGATGTGCTTCGACAGCAG GTAGAAGAACTTAAGAACAAGAATCTGCTGCTGCGAGCTCAGCTGCGGCACCACGGAGTGGAGGTTGTCATCAAGACTGACAGCAACTAA
- the TSTD1 gene encoding thiosulfate:glutathione sulfurtransferase isoform X3, whose product MCRWPSTPAIARISLASVRSTGNRCGGGCAGGGAFASGSEPTVSLPELRSLLASGRARLFDVRSREEAAAGTIPGAVNIPVSELESALQMEPAAFKGLYSAEKPKLEENLIFFCQMGKRGLQATQLAQSLGYKGARNYEGAYREWLQKEG is encoded by the exons ATGTGTCGTTGGCCGTCCACGCCCGCAATCGCGAGGATTTCTCTTGCGAGTGTTAGGAGCACCGGGAACAGGTGCGGCGGGGGCTGTGCGGGAGGCGGTGCCTTTGCTTCCGGTTCCG AGCCTACGGTCTCGCTCCCTGAACTCCGTTCGCTCCTGGCCTCGGGCCGGGCTCGGCTCTTTGACGTGAGATCCCGGGAGGAGGCGGCGGCTGGAACCATCCCTGGGGCTGTCAACATCCCGG TTTCAGAGTTGGAAAGCGCCCTGCAGATGGAGCCAGCTGCTTTCAAGGGTTTGTACTCCGCTGAGAAGCCAAAGCTGGAAGAGAATCTCATTTTCTTCTGTCAGATGGGCAAGCGGGGCTTGCAGGCCACGCAGTTGGCCCAGAGCCTTGGATACAAAGG GGCTCGGAACTATGAAGGGGCCTATAGAGAATGGCTCCAGAAAGAAGGTTAG
- the TSTD1 gene encoding thiosulfate:glutathione sulfurtransferase isoform X1, translating to MLPAPRGRAGARFLKLPFAVRTMAGEPTVSLPELRSLLASGRARLFDVRSREEAAAGTIPGAVNIPVSELESALQMEPAAFKGLYSAEKPKLEENLIFFCQMGKRGLQATQLAQSLGYKGARNYEGAYREWLQKEG from the exons ATGCTGCCCGCTCCCAGGGGGCGGGCCGGGGCCAGGTTCCTGAAACTCCCATTTGCGGTGCGCACCATGGCTGGAG AGCCTACGGTCTCGCTCCCTGAACTCCGTTCGCTCCTGGCCTCGGGCCGGGCTCGGCTCTTTGACGTGAGATCCCGGGAGGAGGCGGCGGCTGGAACCATCCCTGGGGCTGTCAACATCCCGG TTTCAGAGTTGGAAAGCGCCCTGCAGATGGAGCCAGCTGCTTTCAAGGGTTTGTACTCCGCTGAGAAGCCAAAGCTGGAAGAGAATCTCATTTTCTTCTGTCAGATGGGCAAGCGGGGCTTGCAGGCCACGCAGTTGGCCCAGAGCCTTGGATACAAAGG GGCTCGGAACTATGAAGGGGCCTATAGAGAATGGCTCCAGAAAGAAGGTTAG
- the TSTD1 gene encoding thiosulfate:glutathione sulfurtransferase isoform X2 — MGGGSWQRNWPFQFEGVTGNEEGAGRIHTLDLPKAGCLSLPAPPHKLGKWLPFRGGLADLLGRCVRPQDRSFQTQPLNLRLPNCRLSIVSSLLLLPVSELESALQMEPAAFKGLYSAEKPKLEENLIFFCQMGKRGLQATQLAQSLGYKGARNYEGAYREWLQKEG, encoded by the exons ATGGGAGGCGGATCCTGGCAGCGGAACTGGCCCTTCCAGTTTGAGGGGGTAACAGGCAATGAGGAAGGGGCAGGCCGGATTCACACGCTTGACCTCCCCAAAGCTGGATGCCTGAGTTTGCCCGCGCCTCCTCACAAACTAGGGAAGTGGCTTCCATTCAGAGGTGGTTTGGCTGACCTCCTGGGCAG ATGTGTTCGACCACAGGACCGGTCCTTCCAGACCCAACCACTGAACCTGAGATTGCCCAACTGCCGGCTTTCCATTGTATCCTCTCTACTCCTCCTCCCAGTTTCAGAGTTGGAAAGCGCCCTGCAGATGGAGCCAGCTGCTTTCAAGGGTTTGTACTCCGCTGAGAAGCCAAAGCTGGAAGAGAATCTCATTTTCTTCTGTCAGATGGGCAAGCGGGGCTTGCAGGCCACGCAGTTGGCCCAGAGCCTTGGATACAAAGG GGCTCGGAACTATGAAGGGGCCTATAGAGAATGGCTCCAGAAAGAAGGTTAG